Part of the Bacteriovorax sp. BAL6_X genome, GTGAAAGCATATGTTCTAGAAACGATTTATGAAAAGGCTTTCGAGACAGATATTACAAAAAGATTTTATGAAGCTTTAAAAGAAGAGGAACTTGTTGACCAGTTGCTTTCTGAGTCATAATTTTCTTAATTTAGAGAAAGTGAGGAGTTGATATGAAAATGGAGATATTTTTTCGCTACTGTGGTGTACTCGGATTACTTTATGCAATAGTTACCTTGAATGTTATTCGAAATCGTTGGAAGCACCGTGTGGGTCTAGGACATGGGAAAGTGTCAGATATGAATAAGGCCATCAGAATACATGGAAATTTCTCCGAGTATATTCCATTTATTCTTTTATTAACTTATTTTGCAATTGAGAAAGAGGCAATAAATATAATAGGAATTCATTTTCTTCTTACTGCACTTATTATTTCGAGAATATCTCACTTTATAGGACTTACAAAAAGTGCTGGTACTTCATTCTATCGATTCTTCGGTACCAGCATTATTCTTTTATCTTTAATTGGAAT contains:
- a CDS encoding MAPEG family protein, translating into MEIFFRYCGVLGLLYAIVTLNVIRNRWKHRVGLGHGKVSDMNKAIRIHGNFSEYIPFILLLTYFAIEKEAINIIGIHFLLTALIISRISHFIGLTKSAGTSFYRFFGTSIILLSLIGISITLLR